Within Coffea arabica cultivar ET-39 chromosome 4e, Coffea Arabica ET-39 HiFi, whole genome shotgun sequence, the genomic segment ATGCGTAATTACTTTAAATTAGACTCATtaatcatcagtttcatcatcctCGGTCAGCTTTCAGAAAAGATTGCATAAATTGGCTTATAGAATGCTTGTGGCTATGGCTGTTGCTGTAGCTGTTGTTGCATGGGAAGGGGAAATTAGAGGCTTTTCTCTGTATACTGGCTCATTTTGTCATGTTATCATGGAGAAACTTTGAGCCGTATTCTGTGTTTCATTAGATCCCAACCTGTGGGCGAAAAAGTACCAAGAacatgttttagttgtttttggagaTAGCTCTTTTTACAGAaattttttctccaaaatgaactTGTTTTCTGCTTCCCAACATTGGCCCATTTATGGCAAAAGTGGCTGCTTCTTGTGTCAAGGTTAGCCTGATAAAAGAGATTTCTATATCAAGCATATCTACTTCGTTTACTTACCCAAAGAGGGAAGAGGAGGATGCTTACACGTTTTATTGCATGTGCAAGTCACGACTTGCATTATTGTTCCTTTGCCGTATCATGGCTGCAGTGTCATTCAATCATTAATTACcaacatttttgttgtttgatTTCTGTTTTACTTTAATTAGACACTGAATCTACTTCCTCTTGCAGGTCATTGTTGGGCAAGCTGCTGTCCAGAGGTGCAACGCTACTGTAAACTTTCTTTCCACTGAGAAGCCTTTCTTCCCTCCGACCGTTAATAATAAAGACTTGCACAATCACTTCCTAAAAGTTGCTAGTGATATGGTTGGCACAGCCAATGTCAAGGAGATGCAACCATTGATGGGATCTGAGGACTTCTCATTTTTCCAAGAGGTTATACCTGGTTACTTCATTTTTATTGGAGTAAAGGATGAAAAAAATACGAAGCCTGCATCAGTGCACTCACCATTTTTTAAGATCAATGAAGATGCGCTTCCTTTGGGTGCTGCTCTTCATGCATCTTTGGCTATTAGGTTTCTTCTTGAAAGCAATGCTGAGACTCCATTGCTGAATCAGAAGCTTCGTGATGAACTATAAGCCTTCAAAAGTCATCATTTTTTTATCAACGGTTCAAAACGATGCCTATCTGTAAATACTGTATGCATTGGTCAATTTTGCTTTCCGAAAGTGAAAAcaattgataaaatttcaatCCGAGGGCATTCCAGTTTCCAGCcagccttctttttcttctccaaCTTTTCTGCTTTCTCTTTGGGTGAAAAAGGCATTAGCAAAGAGGCTTTCCGCGTCAGCAGAGTAGAATGGTATAATCCTTAGTATGCTGTTTAGTCGTCAAAGGTCTAGCCATAGTAGTGTTCTTTCAATTCCTTGAAATAAACACAGAGATGTAATATAGTCTCTCCAAACTTCTAGAGGATCATAATGCTTTTGTTAGAATTTTTCTTGAACAATGGACACAAAAACCTCTTAACCTTGTTTGTCATTATAATCTTGGAAGTCTGAAAGCAGGGGAATCTATGATTTGTTTCAGTAAGATGATGATGGAGTAAAATCATCCGTTTACCTCCCCAAGACCTGCCACGAAATCTTCACTCTTCTGCCTATGCATATCAACTCCCTCCATTCCTTTTAGATAAACGCTTCGCTGCATTTAAGCATGCCTATGACGATAAAAtttgataatgtatacactgaCACGTATATAAGATTGATCCTAATGTAGACAACTGATATTTGACAGTTGGACAAACTGAATATAGGTCCAAGAGATGTAAAAGGACCCAAAATGAGCAagtaaataaatagaaaacaagCAAAGCTTGGGGAAGGCAGGTAGCTAACAGCAGATATGAATATCCCGTGAAACCCAAGTCATATTCCACGTTGCCCACCTCCAAGAAGGGCCATCATGATCGCATTTCATACAAATATGATACAATATCGTTACATCCAAAGGACCTCAGAATGTTGTATTACTGAAGATATATGCTATCATACTTCTGTAATCTCTATATTCAAAATGATAATCTATGTGTTTTTGCCTGTGAACCTGACATGGAATAGATAATTACATTTCAAGCCTCCAATAGTGACCCAAAACTGAAGCTTACTAGAGCTTCTtcatcaaaatccaaaaaattCAGATGAATGTTCTAACAAAACATCCAAAGCACTAGGAGCAAACTTTCTTGCAAACAGGAAACACAGAGTAGATGGCTGATTATTGTAGATACACGTCTTACCATCAAAAATTCTCTTGAAGAACTTGTCTGTAATATCAGCCTTCCCAAATGTAGCAGGGTGAGCACCACCTCTGGACCAGTCCACCCAAGTCAGACTCCTGTTTGCCAAGAGCTGAGGAGATTGGATACTCAGCATGGTTGGGAAATAGTGTTCGTCCACGTAACATGCGGGTCTGCAAAATCGTTCAAACTTGGGGTAATAGATATTATCTTGAACAATGTCAACAGCTAGCTTTCTGTTTATTTCAAACCACTGGGATCCTTTACGCCATTCGGTGATGTTGACCTCCGGTGCCATATTCGCATTGTATCGGCCTCTCCCAAAAGGGCTATCTTCATCAAATACACCCATAAAGCTGAACCTAGATCTTGATATATAGCGATAAACAATGCTGAAGTTATAAAGAGGAATGCAGGCTTCAGACAGGAGGACAAACCACTCATTTGATATGTCAAGCAAGGCATTAGCAAGAAGTCGTCTTTCAGCATCACACATACTCATTGTTCCCCATTCAACCATCTGCACAAAAAAAACACTTTATCTACAGCCCCACATTAAAAGTCATATGGCAGGAAACAGTGCAAATTATTTAAGATTTAATATGTAAGAAGTGTGTAACATACAATAAAAGTGTAAAGCATAAAGACAGCACGACAAACATATGCAGTTGGAAAAACCTCTTGGAAAGCCAAAAGCAGGTGCCAACTGCCCAATCCATCAATCCTGCCATGTGTTTATTTCAATAACTAACATGTTTTGTTTGGAAGAAACTTTATTACAATGCATATATATCTACTTCTTCAATTAGATGATTGGCATCAAAATGGCTCATCTGACCCCGGTGAACCCTTCAGAGGAAAGACGTGTACATGAGCAGAAGACGTGATAAAATAACACCAACTATGATTATCTCCTATCCAAAAAATCACTCTAATGAGCCTCTAAGTAAATTAACGGAAATACAAGATGAATATAGTTTCTGGTCGTAAACTAATGAATAACACTAACAAACTCTGATATgtcttaaaaaaaagaaagggtgcTTAGTAAAACTGTCCAAGCACCTAATTCTTTCCAACAGCCTCAAATTGCATCCACAAGCTACAGCATTTCACTATCTGTTCCAGGCATATCAAGGTTTCAGCATCCATGGTATGAGCCTCCGCCAGTATTTCTGGTATCACTTAGGTTACTTTTCCATTTAAAAGAGAATTTCGTATGTATGCAAGCAATTAGACACTATAAAGGACCACTAAAATTGCTAATTGCCGAATGGCCTGCTTCCTGTTTCATAAAGGAGAATCTCCTGTATATCCACCAATATGCAACCATGTTCAAAAGTGCAACGCGCAAGCTTATAgtatatcccaaaaaaaaaaaaaaaacacaagccATGATTAACCAACTTGCAAACCCTACAAGACTGTTGTTCAGTTTATTCACCTCTattccattttcctttcctGTGAGAGAGTTGGAAACTTGCATCTAGACTTTACTGATAAATTGCACAATCAGGAATATGCAGCCAAAATTGTAGGACTAACTCTATACAGAAATGGACTATTAGACTGCAACCTTATACATTTAAGTCAAAATCCTCATAGGAATGCTGACAATAACACAACAGAAAAGTTAATGTAAGCAGACTTAAAgacaacaacaacaagaagaACAATGACAGCTCTAAATGCCAATAACAACAGCAATACGACATAGTAACTCACTATTACCATTAATTGCAGGCATGGCACAGGCAGCAGAACCAAAGTTTTCATAATTGCGTAAAAGTCACAagaaaccaaaattttatcatGCAAAACTTCGTTTAACAGGCCAACCATCATGGGTGATTCAGTCAGGATATCTAAATTATTCAGCATGCAAAATGTCGCAAGGGGGAAAAAACCATCATTGGATTGAAAGTTGAGATAACCGGCCAGAAAACAATTGGCTAAAGACATTACCCAAAGTAAATGAACTAAATATCTACCCTCAAACTGGCGAAGAAAAGATGAGTACAGTCCAAAATTGAGACTTCATTAGTCCAGAACATTACCCAAAGTAaggtaaaacaaaaaaaaaaattaacttttcTATGAATAACAGACAAAAAGAACCTGCTATCCATTTTTAGCATCATATGAAAGACAGAAAGGCTTTCTATACTGAGTCTTGTAAAAGTTCTAGTGCAATCCAGTAAAGAAATACAACGGGTCAACCAGCCAGCTTAACCAACTGCTCAAGTAGCTAACCAAGAAACATGATATATCAATGGTTTCCGTGTAATGGCatgaagaagagaagaaagtgAATACGACCATACCTGACTAGGAATTTGTTTCCCAAAGAAAACTGATGAAGGTGGAAAATCTGGTTGATACAACGGCAACGAGTGAATGTAGATAGAgtaaagcccttcatttccattgAAAAACTTCTCCCACAATGGGGCCATTGGCAATGGTCCTCTTGTCAAGAACATGAATGCAATTTTAGGAACTCTCTTGAATGGGTAGGTATTAATTCGAGGAACAAAAGATGCCCTCCAAAACAGCTCCGAGTCATTCATTTTATGCGATAAGCTCAACGGAGTCTTAACCCAACTCTCTAAGCTACTTGGTTCTGGTACGCACGGCAGAATTATTGGCTCAGACATAGCAACTACATTCTGCGGCCCTCCAGTATACCGGATCATGTACatactaaaaaatgaaaacacaATACCTACACCTAAAAACAACAATAGGAACTGAAGTAACCTTAACTGTAAAGGCCTAGCTGGATTTGCTAATTTCATAATAGGGTCCTTCCCCCCTTCCTCCAATGTCCCGTGACTACCAACTCTAGATTGCATCTTTAAATTCGCTTCTCAAACAATTCCAACCTCCCCTTTAACTGTATATTACCTCTAAAAATCTGTTCTTGAAAATCCAGAGCTTTCCCAGAATCAGATTTCGTTTCTTCCAATTGACAATAGCACCTGCCAAATGAAAAAATTGGGTCCGGACATAAACAC encodes:
- the LOC113741338 gene encoding glycosyltransferase BC10 isoform X2; amino-acid sequence: MQSRVGSHGTLEEGGKDPIMKLANPARPLQLRLLQFLLLFLGVGIVFSFFSMYMIRYTGGPQNVVAMSEPIILPCVPEPSSLESWVKTPLSLSHKMNDSELFWRASFVPRINTYPFKRVPKIAFMFLTRGPLPMAPLWEKFFNGNEGLYSIYIHSLPLYQPDFPPSSVFFGKQIPSQMVEWGTMSMCDAERRLLANALLDISNEWFVLLSEACIPLYNFSIVYRYISRSRFSFMGVFDEDSPFGRGRYNANMAPEVNITEWRKGSQWFEINRKLAVDIVQDNIYYPKFERFCRPACYVDEHYFPTMLSIQSPQLLANRSLTWVDWSRGGAHPATFGKADITDKFFKRIFDGSQAKTHRLSF
- the LOC113741338 gene encoding glycosyltransferase BC10 isoform X1, producing the protein MQSRVGSHGTLEEGGKDPIMKLANPARPLQLRLLQFLLLFLGVGIVFSFFSMYMIRYTGGPQNVVAMSEPIILPCVPEPSSLESWVKTPLSLSHKMNDSELFWRASFVPRINTYPFKRVPKIAFMFLTRGPLPMAPLWEKFFNGNEGLYSIYIHSLPLYQPDFPPSSVFFGKQIPSQMVEWGTMSMCDAERRLLANALLDISNEWFVLLSEACIPLYNFSIVYRYISRSRFSFMGVFDEDSPFGRGRYNANMAPEVNITEWRKGSQWFEINRKLAVDIVQDNIYYPKFERFCRPACYVDEHYFPTMLSIQSPQLLANRSLTWVDWSRGGAHPATFGKADITDKFFKRIFDGKTCIYNNQPSTLCFLFARKFAPSALDVLLEHSSEFFGF